One stretch of Sediminispirochaeta bajacaliforniensis DSM 16054 DNA includes these proteins:
- a CDS encoding ABC transporter ATP-binding protein, protein MEEEKIVKGYDPVIMRRLLGFVAPYKKLVTIALLAMILATLAELLGPVILQKSIDQDIVNRYHRISLSKMDDALAERLFAPPVLPQFFRKSDPPLFGDNRFITSSMLERLSAEERKKLFDANIVDTREWYLSGKLDNAEKVVSSLPAEAEAILQDGWIAMPASSLKKIDKENLDLLRANDQKSLSHKTGVYFIFLIAMLLFSFLQVYLMAYTGQGVMSGLREKLYNHVMSQNLGYLGNVPVGILVTRVTNDVETINELFTSVATGLLRDFATMGGVIFILFYLDPHLALITTASLPPVVILAIIFRNRARDAYRRVRIWTSKVNAFLSEHISGMDVVQAFHREKRSQENFQKINGQLLSANLAEMYVFATFRPLISLLTSISIGTVLYFGASMVLNSAVSLGVMIAFVNLMQMFYRPVMDFTENFTILQSAMAGGERIFNLLDRSEIIPDNGDRGLPDPVQGKIEFSHVNFGYTNDEQVIRDLSFTIEPGETVAIVGYTGAGKTTIANLLTRLWDIESGTVLLDGIDISRISLSELRSTVVPVQQDVFLFAASIRENITLGRDIPEQSIKAAAETVQSAPFIEALPRGYDTVLSERGANLSTGQRQLLAFTRVVAQNPRVIILDEATGSIDTETEKLIQKALERLTQGRTSIVIAHRLSTIQHADRIMVLSGGRLVEMGNHAALLAKDGIYANLYRLQYKDAVQE, encoded by the coding sequence ATGGAAGAAGAAAAGATCGTAAAGGGATATGACCCGGTCATCATGCGAAGATTGCTCGGATTTGTTGCTCCCTATAAAAAATTGGTCACCATCGCCCTTCTGGCAATGATTCTGGCAACCCTTGCGGAACTTTTGGGCCCGGTGATTCTTCAAAAGTCTATCGACCAGGATATTGTAAACCGATACCACCGCATCTCTCTTTCGAAGATGGACGATGCTCTGGCTGAGCGGCTTTTCGCTCCGCCGGTCCTTCCCCAATTTTTTCGGAAAAGTGATCCTCCTCTTTTCGGTGATAATCGCTTTATCACTTCATCGATGCTGGAAAGGCTCTCTGCCGAAGAACGGAAAAAATTGTTCGATGCGAACATTGTCGATACCAGAGAATGGTACCTTTCCGGTAAGTTGGACAACGCAGAAAAGGTGGTATCCTCACTACCGGCCGAAGCCGAAGCAATACTTCAAGATGGCTGGATCGCCATGCCGGCATCATCCCTGAAAAAGATAGACAAGGAGAACCTCGATCTCCTCCGTGCCAACGACCAAAAGAGCCTCTCCCACAAGACCGGCGTGTATTTTATTTTTCTCATCGCCATGCTGCTGTTTTCCTTTTTGCAGGTCTACCTCATGGCCTATACCGGCCAGGGCGTGATGAGTGGACTTCGGGAGAAGCTTTACAATCATGTGATGAGTCAGAACCTCGGCTATCTCGGCAATGTACCGGTGGGCATTCTCGTCACGCGGGTCACCAACGACGTCGAAACCATCAACGAGCTCTTTACATCGGTGGCAACGGGATTACTCAGAGACTTTGCCACCATGGGAGGCGTCATCTTCATCCTCTTCTATCTCGATCCGCATCTCGCCCTTATCACCACTGCAAGCCTTCCTCCGGTGGTGATTCTTGCCATCATCTTCAGAAATCGTGCAAGAGATGCCTACAGAAGGGTGAGGATCTGGACCAGTAAGGTCAACGCCTTTTTGTCGGAGCATATTTCCGGCATGGATGTGGTACAGGCCTTCCACCGGGAAAAAAGGAGTCAGGAGAACTTTCAAAAGATAAACGGACAATTGCTTTCTGCAAATCTCGCGGAAATGTATGTTTTTGCCACCTTTCGTCCGTTGATCAGCCTTCTTACATCCATCTCCATAGGGACCGTTCTCTATTTCGGTGCTTCCATGGTCCTTAATTCGGCAGTAAGCCTCGGTGTCATGATTGCCTTCGTTAATTTGATGCAGATGTTTTACCGACCGGTCATGGACTTTACCGAAAATTTTACGATTCTCCAGTCCGCCATGGCCGGAGGAGAGCGAATTTTCAATCTTCTCGACCGAAGTGAAATAATCCCGGACAATGGCGACAGGGGGCTCCCCGATCCAGTACAAGGGAAGATAGAATTTAGCCACGTCAATTTCGGCTACACAAACGACGAACAAGTCATTCGCGATCTCTCGTTTACCATCGAACCAGGAGAAACCGTCGCCATCGTCGGCTACACGGGGGCCGGGAAGACGACCATCGCAAATCTTCTGACAAGGCTCTGGGATATTGAGAGCGGTACCGTTCTTTTGGACGGTATCGATATCTCCCGGATATCCCTATCGGAGTTGCGGTCTACCGTCGTCCCGGTCCAGCAGGATGTTTTTCTTTTTGCCGCTTCGATACGGGAAAACATCACCCTTGGCAGGGATATCCCCGAACAAAGCATCAAAGCGGCAGCGGAAACGGTTCAAAGTGCCCCATTCATAGAGGCTCTTCCCAGGGGCTACGATACGGTGCTCAGCGAACGGGGGGCCAATCTTTCCACAGGGCAGAGGCAGTTACTTGCTTTCACGAGGGTTGTGGCCCAGAACCCCCGGGTCATTATCCTCGACGAGGCGACGGGAAGCATCGATACAGAAACGGAAAAGCTGATTCAAAAGGCGCTGGAACGGCTTACGCAGGGGAGGACGTCCATTGTGATAGCCCACCGCCTTTCAACAATTCAGCACGCCGACCGTATCATGGTCCTTTCAGGTGGACGCCTGGTGGAAATGGGAAATCATGCCGCTCTTTTAGCAAAGGACGGTATCTATGCGAACCTGTACCGCCTTCAGTATAAAGACGCCGTTCAGGAATGA
- a CDS encoding response regulator — MIRKRVLYAEDEFINRKLIEIRLRKEGIACDLAENGRQALDLFRSRSYDLVILDNYMPELNGADVARSIRSENTTIPIIAITSDDEEIPTLKNAGCNEIFIKPLYGPAYMQRILKHLQD; from the coding sequence ATGATAAGAAAACGCGTCTTGTATGCCGAGGATGAGTTTATCAACAGAAAATTAATCGAAATACGTCTTCGCAAAGAAGGGATTGCATGCGACCTGGCTGAAAACGGCAGGCAGGCCCTCGACCTCTTCCGCAGTCGCAGTTATGATCTGGTGATCCTCGATAATTATATGCCGGAGCTTAATGGTGCGGACGTCGCGCGATCGATTCGATCGGAAAACACGACTATTCCCATCATTGCAATCACCAGCGACGATGAAGAAATTCCCACCCTTAAAAATGCCGGATGTAATGAAATTTTTATCAAACCGCTGTATGGACCGGCCTATATGCAGCGTATTCTCAAACATTTACAGGATTAA
- a CDS encoding lipoate--protein ligase, producing the protein MKKVRVLLSETYDPWFNLATEDWIFREMDPKSDTLFLWRNDNTVVIGRYQNPWDECNLKAMERDNVKLARRQSGGGAVYHDLGNTNFTFLSGRKDYDKEANSKIIINALRRFGIHAETSGRNDILVEGKKISGSAYKLTSDRAFHHGTLLIDAALTKIADYLTPEKKKLLSKGISSVQSRVANLSEFAPDISHEALCDAIIESFFEAKGTRCDIEILDHETLKRIPHLSSYFQQLSAWEWRFGKTPEFTYRLKERFEWGSIDLHIDTKGGLIREVSIFSDCLKPDMVEKLIETLPGVRYDSIEIAERVSSLMDELPSAHQELEDVARWLEQAIGDA; encoded by the coding sequence ATGAAAAAGGTTCGAGTCCTGCTTTCGGAGACCTATGACCCATGGTTCAACCTTGCAACGGAGGATTGGATTTTCAGAGAAATGGATCCGAAGAGTGATACTCTTTTTCTTTGGAGAAACGATAACACCGTTGTCATCGGTCGTTACCAGAACCCCTGGGACGAGTGTAATCTCAAGGCGATGGAACGGGACAATGTAAAACTTGCCCGCAGACAAAGCGGTGGAGGAGCCGTCTATCACGATTTGGGAAACACCAACTTTACCTTTCTTTCCGGCAGAAAAGATTACGATAAAGAGGCAAACAGCAAGATCATCATCAATGCACTCCGTCGCTTCGGCATCCACGCGGAAACATCGGGCAGAAACGACATCCTGGTCGAAGGGAAAAAGATATCGGGAAGCGCCTACAAACTCACTTCGGACCGTGCCTTTCACCACGGGACCCTGTTGATCGACGCGGCCCTTACAAAAATAGCCGACTATCTTACTCCGGAAAAGAAAAAGCTGCTTAGCAAAGGAATCTCTTCGGTACAATCCAGGGTCGCAAATCTTTCGGAATTTGCCCCCGATATCAGCCATGAAGCACTTTGCGATGCAATCATCGAAAGTTTCTTTGAGGCAAAGGGGACTCGATGCGATATAGAAATCCTCGACCATGAAACATTAAAACGCATCCCCCATCTGTCGAGCTATTTTCAGCAGCTTTCGGCCTGGGAATGGAGATTTGGAAAGACCCCTGAATTTACCTACCGCCTAAAAGAGCGATTTGAATGGGGATCGATCGACCTCCACATAGATACAAAGGGGGGGCTCATCAGGGAAGTAAGCATTTTTTCCGACTGTCTTAAGCCGGACATGGTCGAAAAACTTATCGAAACCCTTCCCGGCGTGCGCTACGATTCGATCGAGATTGCGGAAAGGGTTTCTTCTCTTATGGACGAGTTGCCTTCCGCTCATCAAGAACTGGAAGATGTTGCCCGATGGCTTGAGCAGGCAATAGGAGATGCGTAG
- a CDS encoding 16S rRNA (uracil(1498)-N(3))-methyltransferase yields the protein MNILLFFPSDRSDKGQSNFFLPLSDDRARHLLKILGAKKGDTVRAGIANGLRGKASVDEIQEDGIVLSFVPDSGEREEPAGIGPFLLDLVVGQVRPICAKRILREAAMLGVSSISFVGTDLGERSYREAKLWSSGEAERYLIDGVVQASATMIPALRLFESLDRYLSDAIFSPEYLRITLDNIAPSKPLFEFAGKLPAVLAVGSERGWSDHERELFSKAGWSFAGLGGRILRTETASTAALAILLATDEGLFSSRYR from the coding sequence ATGAACATTCTACTGTTTTTCCCTTCCGATAGAAGCGACAAGGGGCAATCCAATTTCTTTCTTCCTCTGTCCGATGATCGGGCCCGCCATCTACTTAAGATCCTGGGGGCGAAAAAGGGCGATACCGTAAGGGCCGGTATTGCAAACGGTCTCCGGGGGAAGGCTTCCGTTGATGAGATACAAGAAGATGGTATAGTGCTTTCCTTTGTTCCCGATTCCGGGGAGAGGGAAGAGCCCGCCGGAATCGGCCCCTTTCTGTTGGATCTTGTTGTCGGTCAGGTCAGGCCTATCTGCGCCAAACGTATCCTGCGGGAGGCTGCCATGCTGGGGGTCTCCTCCATCAGTTTTGTCGGAACGGACCTCGGAGAGCGGAGCTATCGGGAAGCCAAGCTCTGGAGCTCGGGAGAGGCCGAACGCTATCTGATCGACGGAGTCGTCCAGGCTTCAGCCACGATGATTCCTGCTCTCCGCCTCTTTGAGAGCCTCGATCGCTATCTTTCAGATGCCATATTTTCTCCGGAGTACCTGCGGATTACCTTGGATAATATAGCTCCGTCGAAACCGCTTTTCGAATTTGCCGGAAAGCTGCCTGCTGTGCTTGCGGTGGGAAGCGAACGGGGCTGGAGCGATCACGAACGGGAGCTTTTCAGTAAAGCAGGATGGAGCTTTGCTGGGCTTGGTGGGCGAATTTTGAGAACAGAAACAGCATCCACTGCAGCCCTTGCCATTCTTCTTGCTACAGATGAAGGGCTTTTTTCCAGTCGGTATCGTTGA
- a CDS encoding peptide ABC transporter substrate-binding protein has protein sequence MKTTTKIVTISLLFCVLLASCQSTAKSQADTKEPEDRSQPQSENQAQEPQANDENMLVVSLSPPKINLDPLHTFTSTEAQIYTAIYEGLVTYHPFTLEPMPAVAEYWEISSDRKTYRFHIRESARYWNGDQVEPEHFRDTWLVLINPANPGEYGSLLDIIKGARDYRLGLNDDPTSVGITVPEPGILQVELEKPAPHFLKILCHHSFSPLHPKMLEVKDWSNMTTVLGNGPFTIVESNDTEMVLKKNQLYWDSNAVHLDGIKIVYSDDGKWAARSIDNGTLHWAEGNVDFDVLENKEAMILNPVFSTTYFFFSSSPSQSESYNNPQLRRALGLLVPWDEVRNTQYMYLPTDTLVPQISSYPTVHGITATDSETAMKLLDEAGFSDGKGLPEIKFLIPEGTEAQRIADLMAEAWRKALGVKVTIESAGFGDYYERIKNEDFTLGVLTWVGDFADPLSFLQMWTSDAALNVGKYHNDRYDAMVSEAATEENEIERYKEMATAEQLLLDDATVLPIKHAPAFNIIDLDRVRGWFPNPLDIHPFKYLEFEQFILPDGAV, from the coding sequence ATGAAAACAACGACAAAAATCGTGACGATCAGCCTGCTCTTTTGTGTGCTCCTTGCATCCTGCCAGAGCACGGCAAAATCCCAGGCGGATACCAAAGAGCCCGAAGATCGGTCTCAACCACAAAGCGAAAATCAGGCACAAGAGCCGCAGGCAAACGACGAAAACATGCTGGTCGTCTCACTCTCTCCGCCGAAGATCAACCTTGACCCGCTCCATACCTTTACCAGTACCGAGGCACAAATTTATACGGCCATCTACGAGGGGCTGGTTACCTATCACCCCTTTACCCTCGAGCCGATGCCGGCGGTTGCCGAATACTGGGAGATCTCTTCCGACAGAAAAACCTATCGTTTTCACATACGGGAAAGCGCCCGATATTGGAACGGCGACCAGGTGGAGCCCGAACATTTTAGGGACACCTGGCTGGTCCTGATTAATCCTGCAAATCCCGGCGAATATGGTTCCCTGCTCGATATCATAAAGGGCGCAAGAGATTATCGTCTCGGCCTAAACGATGATCCAACTTCGGTAGGTATTACCGTTCCCGAGCCAGGGATCCTCCAAGTCGAATTGGAAAAACCGGCACCTCATTTCCTCAAGATTCTCTGCCACCACAGTTTTTCCCCCCTGCACCCGAAGATGCTTGAGGTTAAAGACTGGAGCAACATGACAACGGTTCTGGGTAACGGCCCCTTTACCATTGTGGAGTCGAACGATACGGAAATGGTGCTAAAAAAGAACCAGCTCTACTGGGATAGTAACGCCGTTCACCTCGATGGAATAAAAATCGTCTATAGCGACGACGGGAAATGGGCGGCGAGATCAATCGACAACGGGACACTACACTGGGCAGAAGGTAATGTCGATTTCGACGTGCTTGAAAATAAAGAGGCCATGATCCTCAATCCGGTCTTCTCGACAACCTACTTTTTCTTTTCTTCATCTCCCAGTCAAAGCGAAAGCTATAACAATCCTCAGCTGCGTAGGGCCCTAGGCCTTCTGGTTCCCTGGGATGAAGTAAGGAATACTCAATATATGTATCTTCCCACCGACACCCTGGTACCTCAGATATCAAGCTACCCCACCGTTCACGGTATAACCGCCACGGATTCCGAAACAGCGATGAAGCTTCTCGACGAGGCGGGATTTTCCGACGGTAAAGGGCTTCCGGAAATCAAATTCTTAATTCCTGAAGGAACGGAAGCGCAGCGCATCGCCGACTTGATGGCCGAAGCCTGGAGGAAGGCCCTCGGCGTGAAGGTGACGATTGAGAGCGCCGGTTTTGGTGACTATTATGAGAGGATCAAGAATGAAGATTTTACCCTCGGTGTCCTGACATGGGTGGGAGATTTCGCAGATCCCCTCTCTTTTCTTCAGATGTGGACCAGCGACGCCGCCCTGAATGTCGGGAAATACCATAACGACCGATACGATGCAATGGTATCAGAAGCCGCTACGGAAGAAAACGAAATCGAACGCTATAAAGAGATGGCAACGGCGGAACAGCTACTGCTTGATGATGCTACGGTATTGCCTATCAAACATGCCCCCGCGTTTAATATTATCGATCTTGATCGCGTAAGGGGATGGTTCCCCAATCCCCTTGATATCCATCCGTTCAAGTATCTTGAATTCGAACAGTTCATTCTTCCGGACGGGGCTGTTTAG
- the thyX gene encoding FAD-dependent thymidylate synthase — MARLENQEADKLLDKEFPVLDKGFVCLVDYLGDDRRIVEAARVSYAGGTTSYRRDRGLIRYLMRNQHTSPFEQVVFTFHVKMPIFVARQWVRHRTGRLNEISGRYSIMKEEFYLPQDEDIAYQSSDNKQGRQNEAVEADVAKEVRGVFESGRAAVWDGYNRMLDMGIAREIARIDLPLSLYTEWYWQMDLHNLFHFLKLRLDAHAQKEIRAYAAVILEIVEGVCPLASEAFRDFVLNAENFSAPELDALRSLIAGNSVGLEGSERKEFFAKLGMDDPAL, encoded by the coding sequence ATGGCACGTTTAGAGAATCAGGAAGCCGATAAGCTGCTTGATAAGGAATTTCCGGTATTGGACAAGGGCTTTGTTTGTCTTGTCGATTATCTTGGTGATGATAGGCGCATCGTCGAGGCGGCCAGGGTAAGTTATGCAGGCGGTACGACCAGTTATCGCCGCGACCGGGGATTGATTCGCTACCTGATGAGAAACCAGCACACCAGCCCCTTTGAACAGGTGGTTTTTACCTTCCATGTAAAGATGCCCATCTTTGTTGCCCGCCAGTGGGTACGGCACCGGACCGGACGGTTAAATGAAATTTCCGGGCGATACAGCATCATGAAAGAGGAATTCTACCTTCCGCAGGATGAAGATATTGCGTATCAAAGCAGCGACAATAAACAGGGAAGGCAAAACGAGGCTGTGGAAGCGGATGTCGCGAAAGAGGTCCGGGGAGTGTTTGAAAGCGGCAGGGCTGCGGTGTGGGATGGTTATAACCGTATGCTCGATATGGGGATTGCAAGGGAGATAGCACGAATCGATCTCCCCTTAAGCCTTTACACCGAATGGTATTGGCAAATGGATCTCCATAACCTTTTTCATTTTCTGAAGCTTCGCCTCGATGCGCACGCCCAAAAAGAGATTCGTGCCTACGCCGCCGTGATCCTTGAGATCGTCGAGGGGGTTTGTCCCCTGGCCTCCGAAGCCTTTCGTGATTTTGTGCTCAATGCCGAGAATTTTTCTGCTCCCGAGCTGGATGCCCTTCGCAGCCTGATTGCCGGTAATTCCGTCGGACTAGAGGGAAGCGAACGAAAGGAGTTTTTTGCAAAACTGGGAATGGACGATCCTGCTCTTTGA
- a CDS encoding ABC transporter ATP-binding protein translates to MLKEFKTLLPMVKKYRWWYVAGLISLIVTDAGELLIPQMIKRATNIIASGGFLPAAIATPVLIMIALAAIVALSRFGWRFFLHGASRRIERDLRGKLFAHLLTLSPSFYGTMKTGDIMARATNDMNAIRMATGMALVAFMDGLFLTLAILIILFTTNPALAAVTIIPLPLITIIILAFGSVIGQRFKAVQEGFSRLSEHVQETLSGVRVLKSFVRESWAQERFVDASDAYMQKNMQLVKLWGFFFPLIMFISGLTSLLLMRFGGVAVMLGSFTPGDFVAFLTYLSMLQWPVIGMGMTVNMIQRGAASLGRINMILNEKPDIVSPPRGRTHIAHTGIEIKKLSFSYPDSEIKALDQVDLMLEEGKTLGILGRTGSGKSTLVRILPRLLDPPSGTVFLGGVDIREYDLETLRNAIALVPQDTFLFSASVRENISFARPDADESEIMDAARISTIDREIEKFPKGWETEVGERGLSVSGGQKQRIAISRAILPDPPILIFDDSLSAVDTETEEKILNAFLEHRKGKSNILVSHRVSTLQWADYIVVFDRGRIIQQGSHTQLLAAEGLYRNIYLLQQEGSL, encoded by the coding sequence GTGCTGAAAGAGTTTAAGACCCTTTTACCCATGGTCAAGAAATATCGGTGGTGGTATGTTGCCGGACTTATCAGCCTTATCGTTACCGATGCCGGAGAGCTGTTGATTCCCCAGATGATAAAACGGGCCACGAATATCATTGCATCGGGAGGGTTTCTTCCGGCTGCGATTGCGACCCCGGTACTTATCATGATTGCCCTGGCGGCAATCGTCGCCCTCTCCCGTTTCGGCTGGCGCTTTTTTCTTCATGGCGCTAGCAGACGCATCGAGCGGGACCTGCGAGGCAAGCTCTTTGCTCACCTGCTTACCCTCTCCCCATCATTCTACGGCACCATGAAGACCGGAGATATCATGGCAAGGGCGACAAACGATATGAATGCAATCCGCATGGCGACAGGGATGGCACTGGTTGCTTTCATGGACGGACTGTTCCTTACCCTTGCGATCCTCATCATCCTCTTTACGACTAATCCGGCTCTGGCCGCCGTAACGATTATCCCCCTTCCCCTGATCACCATCATCATCCTTGCCTTCGGTAGTGTCATAGGGCAACGATTCAAGGCCGTGCAGGAAGGGTTCAGCCGACTGAGCGAACATGTCCAGGAGACGCTTTCCGGTGTCCGGGTGTTAAAATCCTTCGTCCGGGAATCCTGGGCGCAGGAACGATTCGTCGATGCAAGCGATGCCTATATGCAAAAAAATATGCAGTTGGTAAAGCTTTGGGGCTTTTTCTTTCCCCTTATCATGTTCATTTCGGGACTCACCTCCCTGCTTTTGATGCGATTCGGCGGAGTAGCCGTTATGCTCGGTTCTTTCACACCTGGTGATTTTGTTGCCTTCCTTACCTACCTTTCGATGCTCCAGTGGCCCGTCATCGGTATGGGAATGACCGTAAACATGATCCAGCGGGGGGCGGCAAGCCTGGGCAGGATAAACATGATCCTCAACGAAAAACCGGACATCGTATCCCCCCCCAGGGGGCGCACGCACATCGCTCACACCGGTATCGAAATCAAGAAACTCAGCTTTTCCTATCCTGATTCGGAGATCAAGGCCCTGGATCAAGTCGATCTTATGCTTGAAGAAGGAAAAACCCTCGGCATCCTCGGAAGGACGGGAAGCGGAAAAAGTACTCTGGTCCGCATATTGCCGAGGCTTCTCGATCCCCCCTCCGGAACGGTTTTTCTCGGCGGTGTCGATATTCGGGAGTATGATCTTGAAACCTTAAGGAACGCGATAGCCCTTGTTCCCCAGGATACCTTTCTTTTCAGCGCATCGGTGCGGGAGAATATAAGCTTTGCGCGGCCGGATGCCGACGAAAGTGAGATCATGGATGCCGCACGAATCAGCACCATAGACCGGGAAATAGAGAAATTTCCTAAAGGATGGGAAACAGAGGTGGGGGAACGGGGCCTTTCCGTATCCGGAGGACAAAAGCAGCGGATAGCAATCAGCAGGGCCATACTCCCGGACCCACCAATACTGATCTTCGATGATTCCCTTTCGGCAGTCGATACGGAAACGGAGGAGAAGATACTCAACGCCTTTCTGGAGCACCGCAAGGGGAAAAGTAATATTCTGGTGAGCCACAGGGTTTCGACCCTTCAGTGGGCCGATTATATCGTGGTATTCGATCGGGGACGAATTATCCAGCAAGGAAGTCATACGCAGCTGCTCGCGGCAGAGGGCCTCTATCGCAATATCTATCTGCTGCAACAGGAAGGGAGCCTCTGA
- a CDS encoding zinc ribbon domain-containing protein, which produces MAYCPRCGVEVEDRLEACPLCDTPIPQEVREHQEKPASFPKDVIPPKPLYRKLTDRQKNILRVSLILFLGLFPIALTAGIDLARNGDVTWSYYVAVPLIGGAIIAWLFVKYGKKPLISVTAMMLIVLIIQLLVGYRNAPGRSIHASELPYFLASFAAVELFLLYIVKRRPPVLLLLAFLVLDAILLIVAIELITSATLSWSLIVVSALFPLGLYLVYARYTKKKGLNLAGFFFLDLTVMMIVLNLSIQGKLTWSLITALIFLPISAFFYVLHVVLFNDTDWKKALHL; this is translated from the coding sequence ATGGCATATTGTCCCCGCTGCGGGGTCGAAGTTGAAGACAGGCTCGAAGCCTGCCCCCTCTGCGATACCCCCATCCCCCAGGAAGTAAGAGAGCATCAGGAAAAGCCCGCCAGCTTTCCAAAGGATGTTATTCCGCCCAAACCTCTCTATCGAAAACTCACCGACCGACAGAAGAATATCCTTCGGGTCTCCCTTATTCTCTTTCTCGGTCTCTTCCCCATAGCTCTCACCGCAGGTATCGATCTTGCCAGAAACGGCGATGTCACCTGGTCCTACTATGTTGCAGTTCCCCTCATCGGTGGCGCAATCATCGCCTGGCTCTTTGTCAAATATGGGAAAAAGCCGCTCATCTCGGTTACTGCCATGATGCTTATCGTCCTGATCATCCAGCTATTGGTGGGGTATCGCAATGCCCCCGGCAGGTCCATCCATGCGTCGGAACTTCCCTATTTTCTGGCTTCGTTTGCGGCGGTGGAACTCTTTCTCCTCTACATCGTGAAACGCAGGCCCCCGGTACTTTTACTACTGGCTTTCCTTGTTCTGGATGCAATCCTTCTAATTGTCGCGATCGAACTAATCACCTCTGCTACGCTTTCCTGGTCCCTGATCGTTGTATCCGCCCTTTTTCCCTTGGGACTCTACCTTGTCTATGCCCGGTACACAAAGAAAAAGGGACTAAACCTCGCCGGTTTTTTCTTTCTCGACCTCACGGTGATGATGATCGTTCTTAATCTCTCTATTCAGGGGAAATTGACCTGGTCATTGATTACAGCACTGATCTTTCTTCCCATATCGGCGTTCTTTTATGTGCTGCATGTGGTCTTGTTCAACGATACCGACTGGAAAAAAGCCCTTCATCTGTAG